A window of the Cystobacter fuscus genome harbors these coding sequences:
- a CDS encoding MerC domain-containing protein encodes MFGPRIRVAPATGFHDSSSTGRWDRWGQALSLLCMVHCLVLPLVLGALPAVMSQALEETPIHLGMVMLAAVLGGVSFVPGFRRHRDGRVLALGALGLGLLILAQLLEHESARETAVTALGATVLVIAHGFNRRRCQDCCAEAVVNAR; translated from the coding sequence ATGTTCGGACCACGAATTCGGGTTGCTCCCGCCACGGGATTTCATGACAGCTCCAGCACGGGGCGTTGGGACCGATGGGGGCAGGCGCTGTCGCTGCTGTGCATGGTCCATTGTCTGGTGCTACCCCTGGTGCTGGGCGCGCTGCCGGCGGTGATGAGCCAGGCCCTGGAAGAGACGCCCATCCACCTCGGCATGGTGATGCTGGCGGCCGTGCTCGGCGGGGTCAGCTTCGTTCCGGGCTTCAGGCGACACCGGGATGGGCGCGTCCTCGCCCTCGGCGCCCTGGGGCTGGGCCTGTTGATCCTCGCCCAGCTCCTGGAGCACGAGAGCGCGCGGGAGACGGCGGTCACCGCCCTGGGCGCCACCGTGCTGGTCATCGCGCATGGGTTCAACCGCCGCCGCTGCCAGGACTGCTGCGCCGAGGCCGTCGTCAACGCCCGCTGA
- a CDS encoding permease → MTLSLSLAAWMLAPLVDWFVKGRRTARVAVEGFLFVALGGLVLVHILPHGVSLAGPEALGAAAVGGGLALASRRRMPASAGGVLAVAGLVAHAALEGRALSLLGPQGDALTVLAVVLHRLPLALGLWWLVRPRTGALGASVLLAGVMLVGAVSLGWGGGVQAPGALRAAALFQSFTAGALLPALLRGRPGLESQDASQRLTAGLGAVAAVALLGLISHAHPVLGAQPGELGAGATFLSLSLETAPALLVAYVLSGLIQAFLGEASLGWLRRGSSLSQALRGSVVGMPLALCSCGVLPVYRGLIRKGVPVAAALSFLVAAPELGVSALIMSVPLIGWPLTLARLGGAFAVAVLSGVLVGRLVPTSPAPSPSSSTGQAVPPLRQRLAHGLREGLVESVDHTAPWILVGLGLAALIEPLLQAQWLSRLPPGVDVPLFALLGVPSFVCASGATPLVAVLLHKGMSPGAALAFLLTGPATNITTFAVMARLHGRKVTAAFAGVVALSSIGMGLVLNALLPAQTGLAHQPHEAHGGVLEWVGLILLGAVFLASLLRQGPHAFLAQMWPTAPGAETSDSSAERISQLHVHGPACGHAHHAPAAPDAPGPGRAASPLRAPLRWRPRRAHSHGPACHSGACRHSRDG, encoded by the coding sequence ATGACCCTGTCTCTCAGTCTGGCTGCATGGATGCTGGCCCCCCTGGTGGATTGGTTCGTCAAGGGGCGGAGGACGGCGCGCGTGGCGGTGGAGGGCTTCCTCTTCGTCGCGCTGGGGGGTCTGGTGCTGGTGCACATCCTCCCCCACGGGGTGTCGTTGGCGGGCCCGGAGGCGCTGGGCGCGGCGGCGGTGGGCGGAGGGCTGGCGCTGGCGTCACGCCGACGGATGCCGGCCTCGGCCGGAGGGGTGCTCGCCGTCGCGGGACTGGTGGCACACGCGGCCCTGGAAGGACGGGCCCTGTCGCTGCTCGGCCCCCAGGGTGATGCGCTCACCGTGCTCGCGGTGGTCCTGCACCGGCTCCCCCTCGCGCTGGGTCTGTGGTGGCTCGTGCGTCCCCGCACCGGTGCCCTGGGCGCCAGCGTACTGCTGGCGGGCGTGATGCTCGTCGGCGCGGTGAGCCTCGGCTGGGGCGGTGGAGTGCAGGCCCCCGGCGCCCTACGGGCCGCCGCCCTCTTCCAGTCCTTCACCGCCGGAGCGCTCCTGCCCGCCCTGCTCCGGGGACGCCCGGGTCTCGAGTCCCAGGACGCCTCGCAACGGCTCACCGCGGGGCTCGGGGCGGTCGCGGCCGTGGCGCTGCTCGGGCTCATCTCCCACGCGCACCCGGTGCTGGGCGCCCAACCCGGCGAGCTCGGCGCGGGGGCCACCTTCCTCTCGCTCTCCCTGGAGACGGCGCCCGCGCTGCTCGTCGCCTATGTGCTCTCCGGGCTGATCCAGGCCTTCCTCGGAGAGGCCTCGCTGGGGTGGCTGCGGCGCGGCTCCTCCCTGTCCCAGGCCCTGCGCGGCAGCGTGGTGGGCATGCCCCTGGCGCTGTGCTCCTGCGGCGTGCTCCCCGTGTACCGGGGCCTCATCCGCAAGGGCGTCCCCGTCGCCGCCGCGCTGTCCTTCCTCGTGGCCGCGCCGGAGCTGGGGGTGAGCGCGTTGATCATGTCGGTGCCCCTCATCGGCTGGCCCCTCACCCTCGCGCGCCTGGGCGGTGCCTTCGCCGTGGCCGTGCTCTCCGGCGTCCTCGTGGGTCGGCTGGTTCCCACCTCCCCAGCCCCCTCCCCCTCCTCCTCCACCGGGCAGGCCGTTCCGCCCCTGCGTCAGCGCCTCGCCCATGGCCTGCGGGAGGGACTCGTCGAGTCCGTGGACCACACCGCGCCGTGGATCCTCGTGGGCCTGGGACTCGCGGCCCTCATCGAGCCCCTGCTCCAGGCGCAATGGCTCTCCCGCCTCCCGCCGGGCGTGGACGTGCCCCTCTTCGCGCTGCTCGGCGTGCCCAGCTTCGTGTGCGCCTCGGGCGCCACGCCCCTGGTGGCGGTGCTCCTGCACAAGGGCATGTCCCCGGGCGCCGCGCTGGCCTTCCTCCTCACCGGTCCGGCCACCAACATCACCACCTTCGCCGTCATGGCCCGGCTGCATGGGCGCAAGGTGACCGCGGCCTTCGCGGGCGTCGTGGCGCTCAGCTCCATCGGCATGGGGCTCGTGCTCAACGCGCTGCTGCCAGCCCAGACGGGTCTGGCGCACCAGCCCCACGAGGCGCATGGCGGAGTGCTCGAGTGGGTGGGGTTGATCCTCCTGGGCGCCGTCTTCCTCGCCTCGCTGCTGCGGCAGGGCCCCCACGCCTTCCTCGCGCAGATGTGGCCCACCGCTCCGGGCGCGGAGACCAGCGACTCCTCCGCGGAGCGCATCTCCCAGTTGCACGTGCACGGACCGGCCTGCGGTCATGCGCACCATGCCCCCGCCGCCCCCGACGCCCCCGGCCCGGGCCGCGCCGCTTCCCCCCTCCGGGCGCCGCTGCGCTGGCGTCCCCGCCGGGCCCACAGCCATGGCCCGGCGTGTCACTCCGGCGCCTGCCGCCACTCCCGCGACGGCTAG
- a CDS encoding AgmX/PglI C-terminal domain-containing protein: protein MSAAQDLHVPEQAQPPSQWLYRQGDLVLGPLTGQQLVDKLYAGGITGDTEVSSSGPSGFRKIKDLEPFQLHVAQAVVKLRVEEEARAARARRNRQQAVAGAMTLGLFSALGFGAWQLSRYAAVYLPGGGEEFSLQVDPPVITPARRSIPEELFDYPGEPKRAPTRPVEPAPDKPAAVDAPTGDKPPEKVASVEPKPGRKSGGRPTGRVSTDPDGLSTEVNYDMGAINRVVKAQQGTLSHCFKEEVERSPGFAAKVPLEFTIGNDGRVAQLWIDNPKLKKGPLFDCLLGELKKWPFKAYTGERATVNLAFTIGKKR, encoded by the coding sequence ATGTCGGCCGCACAAGACCTCCACGTTCCCGAACAGGCCCAGCCTCCCTCTCAATGGCTCTATCGCCAGGGAGATCTCGTCCTCGGGCCCCTGACCGGCCAACAGCTGGTGGACAAGCTCTACGCGGGAGGCATCACCGGCGACACCGAGGTGTCCTCGTCGGGCCCGAGTGGCTTCCGCAAGATCAAGGATCTGGAGCCCTTCCAGCTGCACGTGGCCCAGGCGGTGGTGAAGCTGCGCGTGGAGGAGGAGGCCCGGGCCGCGCGGGCGCGCCGCAACCGGCAGCAGGCGGTGGCTGGCGCCATGACACTCGGTCTGTTCTCCGCGCTCGGCTTCGGCGCCTGGCAGCTCTCGCGCTACGCCGCCGTGTACCTGCCGGGTGGCGGCGAGGAGTTCTCCCTCCAGGTGGACCCGCCCGTCATCACCCCCGCGCGCCGCTCCATTCCCGAGGAGCTCTTCGACTACCCGGGCGAGCCCAAGCGCGCCCCGACGCGCCCCGTCGAACCCGCGCCGGACAAGCCCGCCGCGGTGGACGCGCCCACGGGCGACAAGCCGCCAGAGAAGGTGGCCTCCGTGGAGCCCAAGCCGGGCCGCAAGAGCGGCGGCCGTCCCACGGGCCGTGTCTCCACGGACCCCGACGGCCTGTCCACCGAGGTCAACTACGACATGGGGGCCATCAACCGGGTGGTGAAGGCCCAGCAGGGCACGCTCAGCCACTGCTTCAAGGAAGAGGTCGAGCGCAGCCCGGGCTTCGCGGCCAAGGTGCCGCTGGAGTTCACCATCGGCAACGACGGCCGGGTGGCGCAGCTGTGGATCGACAACCCCAAGCTCAAGAAGGGGCCGCTCTTCGACTGTCTGCTCGGCGAACTGAAGAAGTGGCCCTTCAAGGCCTACACGGGGGAGCGCGCCACGGTGAACCTGGCGTTCACCATCGGCAAGAAGCGCTAG
- a CDS encoding tRNA pseudouridine synthase A codes for MKRTPAALWIWYRGTTFRGFQRQPEGPTVQEVLEDSLRKAGVPYPIMPAGRTDRGVHARMQVASLRLPPCYTSEMLSERLPPHLPPDLGLCVARRPPEGFHSQWSASGKEYRYRVQLGGEVAEAWRPFAMDARQEPRLEGHVPTPERVAELLGAAVGCRDFRAFHENSSLRKPRTLESATLHALGGGLFEARLKGDGFGRYQVRYLVGTALLTAAGGLSEEHYRAALDTGVSIPGLKAPAQGLLLWEVRYPADKDPFPHEERARPPRLPLEPPFISSPEEADVQAA; via the coding sequence ATGAAACGCACGCCTGCCGCCCTGTGGATCTGGTATCGAGGCACGACCTTCCGGGGCTTCCAGCGCCAGCCCGAGGGCCCCACCGTCCAGGAAGTACTCGAGGACTCCCTGCGCAAGGCGGGTGTCCCCTACCCCATCATGCCGGCGGGCCGCACCGACCGCGGCGTCCATGCCCGCATGCAGGTGGCCAGCCTCCGCCTGCCTCCCTGCTACACCTCGGAGATGCTGTCGGAAAGGCTCCCACCCCACCTGCCCCCGGACCTGGGGTTGTGCGTGGCCCGGCGTCCACCAGAGGGCTTCCACTCTCAATGGAGTGCCAGCGGGAAGGAGTACCGCTACCGCGTCCAGTTGGGGGGTGAGGTGGCCGAGGCCTGGCGGCCGTTCGCGATGGATGCCCGTCAGGAGCCCCGGTTGGAGGGCCACGTGCCCACGCCGGAGCGGGTGGCGGAGCTGCTCGGGGCAGCGGTGGGATGCCGTGACTTCAGGGCGTTCCACGAGAACTCCAGCCTGCGCAAGCCGCGCACGCTGGAGTCGGCCACCCTGCACGCGTTGGGCGGCGGTCTGTTCGAGGCGCGGCTGAAGGGGGATGGCTTCGGGCGCTACCAGGTGCGCTACCTGGTGGGCACCGCCCTGCTCACCGCCGCCGGGGGCCTGTCCGAGGAGCACTATCGCGCCGCGCTCGACACGGGCGTTTCCATCCCCGGGCTCAAGGCCCCCGCCCAGGGCTTGTTGCTCTGGGAGGTGCGCTACCCGGCCGACAAGGATCCGTTCCCACACGAGGAGCGCGCCCGGCCGCCGCGACTGCCGCTCGAGCCGCCCTTCATCAGTAGTCCCGAAGAGGCGGACGTCCAGGCGGCCTGA
- the clpX gene encoding ATP-dependent Clp protease ATP-binding subunit ClpX, which yields MKKEHHVNLSCSFCGKSQREVRKLIAGPTVYICDECIKLCNDIIADENEREEGKPQVSLPTPMEIKAFLDDYVIGQDQAKKVLSVAVYNHYKRIYQKKPAARPRPGMKPSGSEDVELSKSNILLVGPTGSGKTLLAQSLARFLNVPFTIADATSLTEAGYVGEDVENIIQNLLHNADYDVEKAARGIVYIDEIDKIARKGDTPSATRDVGGEGVQQALLKIIEGTRANVTPRGGKKYNQQEYVQVDTTNILFICGGAFHGIDGVIKRRVGEKGLGFGAKITHREERSVGELLAMVEPEDLMKFGMIPEFIGRLPVVATLNDLKEEDLITILTQPKNALIKQYQKLFEMEKVKLTFTKEALKAIAREAMRRNSGARGLRAILEDAMLDIMYDVPYRDGVKECKITETVVTKHDAPQLVLEKEKKSA from the coding sequence GTGAAGAAGGAGCACCACGTCAACCTGTCCTGCTCGTTCTGCGGCAAGTCGCAGCGCGAGGTCCGCAAGCTCATCGCGGGCCCCACGGTGTACATCTGCGACGAGTGCATCAAGCTGTGTAACGACATCATCGCGGACGAGAACGAACGCGAGGAGGGCAAGCCGCAGGTCAGCCTGCCCACGCCGATGGAGATCAAGGCGTTCCTCGACGACTACGTCATCGGCCAGGACCAGGCGAAGAAGGTCCTGTCGGTCGCCGTGTACAACCACTACAAGCGCATCTACCAGAAGAAGCCGGCGGCCCGGCCTCGTCCGGGGATGAAGCCCTCGGGCTCCGAGGACGTGGAGCTGAGCAAGAGCAACATCCTGCTCGTGGGCCCCACGGGCAGCGGCAAGACGCTGCTGGCCCAGTCGCTCGCGCGCTTCCTCAACGTTCCCTTCACCATCGCCGACGCCACCAGCCTCACCGAGGCCGGCTACGTGGGCGAGGACGTGGAGAACATCATCCAGAACCTGCTCCACAACGCCGACTACGACGTGGAGAAGGCGGCGCGCGGCATCGTCTATATCGACGAGATCGACAAGATCGCGCGCAAGGGTGACACGCCGAGCGCCACGCGCGACGTGGGCGGCGAGGGCGTGCAGCAGGCGCTCTTGAAGATCATCGAGGGCACGCGCGCCAACGTCACGCCGCGGGGTGGCAAGAAGTACAACCAGCAGGAGTACGTGCAGGTTGATACGACGAACATCCTGTTCATCTGCGGCGGCGCCTTCCACGGCATCGACGGCGTCATCAAGCGCCGCGTGGGTGAGAAGGGCCTGGGCTTCGGCGCGAAGATCACCCACCGCGAGGAGCGCAGCGTGGGCGAGCTGCTCGCCATGGTGGAGCCGGAGGATCTGATGAAGTTCGGGATGATTCCCGAGTTCATCGGCCGTCTGCCGGTGGTGGCGACGCTCAACGACCTGAAGGAAGAGGATCTCATCACGATCCTCACCCAGCCCAAGAACGCCCTCATCAAGCAGTACCAGAAGCTCTTCGAGATGGAGAAGGTGAAGCTGACCTTCACCAAGGAAGCGCTCAAGGCGATCGCCCGCGAGGCCATGCGTCGCAACTCCGGAGCGCGCGGCCTGCGCGCCATCCTCGAGGACGCCATGCTCGACATCATGTACGACGTGCCGTACCGGGACGGCGTGAAGGAGTGCAAGATCACCGAGACGGTGGTGACCAAGCACGACGCGCCCCAACTGGTGCTGGAGAAGGAAAAGAAGTCGGCGTGA
- a CDS encoding oxidoreductase gives MARKIWFITGISRGFGKALAQAVLARGDVVIGTTRDGAAGLDAGAGALHVLPLEITDKAAIASCVERAFALHGHVDVLVNNAGYGLLGAIEESTEEETRRVFDVNFFGPLALIKAALPWLRARGRGHILNVSSIAGLAPMAGSGLYAAAKFALEGMSQSLAQELAPLGIRVTLIEPGAFRTDFLSAHSIRKADTSLEAYAGTSGKAVRYLEQLEGRQPGDPERGARAILQAVDARTPPMHLVLGSDALQRSRAQVALMSRELDAWEALSRSTDFPSEA, from the coding sequence ATGGCTCGGAAGATCTGGTTCATCACGGGAATCTCGCGCGGTTTCGGCAAGGCGCTCGCCCAGGCGGTGTTGGCCCGGGGAGACGTCGTCATCGGCACGACGCGCGATGGCGCGGCCGGGCTCGACGCGGGGGCGGGAGCGCTGCACGTGTTGCCGCTGGAGATCACGGACAAGGCGGCCATCGCGAGCTGCGTCGAGCGGGCCTTCGCGCTGCACGGGCACGTGGACGTGCTGGTGAACAACGCGGGCTACGGCCTGCTCGGGGCCATCGAGGAGTCGACGGAGGAGGAGACGCGGCGCGTCTTCGACGTGAACTTCTTCGGCCCGCTGGCACTCATCAAGGCCGCGCTGCCCTGGCTCCGGGCACGAGGCCGCGGGCACATCCTCAATGTCTCGTCCATCGCGGGGCTGGCGCCCATGGCGGGCTCGGGCCTCTACGCCGCCGCGAAGTTCGCGCTGGAGGGCATGTCCCAGTCGCTGGCGCAGGAGCTCGCGCCCCTGGGCATCCGGGTCACGCTCATCGAGCCCGGAGCGTTCCGCACCGACTTCCTGTCGGCGCACTCCATCCGCAAGGCGGACACGTCACTCGAGGCCTACGCCGGAACGAGCGGCAAGGCGGTGCGGTACCTGGAGCAGCTCGAGGGCCGGCAACCGGGAGATCCCGAGCGCGGCGCCCGCGCCATCCTCCAGGCCGTCGATGCGCGGACACCCCCCATGCACCTGGTGCTCGGGTCGGACGCGCTCCAGCGCTCGCGCGCGCAGGTGGCCCTCATGAGCCGCGAGCTGGACGCCTGGGAAGCCCTCTCCCGGAGTACGGACTTCCCCTCGGAGGCGTGA
- a CDS encoding kelch repeat-containing protein, with amino-acid sequence MKTSAKSRSTRRMNRRVMGSSVALALSTLVACQGTADEAPSESGEGLTADGSQALVSSAIAPTLKWAWTGSEVLPDYKQVMTTPVVIDLNRDGVPDIVFSTFAGSNYSSDGVLRAISGDDGHELWTVTESTLRVKAAAGLTAGDLDGDGRVEVCAIPENGRGVICFTNEGAFKLRTPEGAYDYNEWGGPALADLDGDGQVEILDGNRVYTATGALKWVGSDGMGGAKYTGPNAFAADIDQDGRQELINGRSVYRADGSLLCAPSTVPHGFAAVGNFDADAQGEIVVVGREQVSLVDDNCTVLWSVAVPGGGHGGVPNIADFDGDGQPEIGVAGNNLYSVLEADGTVRWSRPIRDLSSGKNSSTTFDFDGDGKLEVVFTDETYLRIYDGATGTVLFETKNSSGTTHEGPVVADVDGDYQADIVVGANSHAYPGFNGIRVFHGEGWRSARRIWNQHAYSVTNIEDDGSIPAQPVANWLTEGLNTFRSNGPGPAAPYCAPGAWTSAPSLAAPRILHTATRLTDGRVLVLGGFSRTSEVFNPSTNTWSNTGNTRTTHRYHTATLLNDGRVLVAGGDGANATSSAEVYNPATGSWSATGNLSTFRMRHAAARLKDGRVLVVGGQNTAGGAALASAELYDPATGTWSSTGSLNQARYTFTATALSNGRVLVAGGSNGGANLSSAEVYDPATGRWTAVGSMAHGRLDHSATALSGSKVLVVGGEANGTVNGATAELFDAATNTWSPAGSLSTPRRDHTATLLPSGAVLVAGGYNPKNSGILTTAELFDPSRRTWCPAASMSTDRYYHTATLLLDGRVLVVAGNSNTNQGAVELFQQQ; translated from the coding sequence ATGAAGACGAGCGCGAAGAGCCGAAGCACGCGGCGCATGAATCGGCGGGTGATGGGTAGTTCGGTGGCGCTGGCGTTGTCGACGCTGGTGGCGTGTCAGGGGACGGCCGACGAGGCGCCCTCGGAGTCGGGCGAGGGACTCACGGCGGATGGCTCCCAGGCGCTGGTGTCCTCCGCGATCGCGCCGACGCTGAAGTGGGCGTGGACGGGCAGCGAGGTGCTTCCCGACTACAAGCAGGTGATGACCACGCCGGTGGTGATCGACCTCAACCGGGACGGCGTGCCGGACATCGTCTTCAGCACGTTCGCGGGCTCGAACTACAGCAGCGATGGCGTGCTGCGCGCCATCAGCGGCGACGACGGGCACGAGCTGTGGACGGTGACGGAGTCGACGCTGCGCGTGAAGGCGGCGGCGGGCCTGACGGCGGGCGACCTCGACGGAGACGGCCGGGTGGAGGTGTGCGCCATCCCCGAGAACGGGCGCGGCGTCATCTGCTTCACGAATGAAGGTGCCTTCAAGCTGCGCACCCCCGAGGGGGCGTACGACTACAACGAGTGGGGCGGCCCCGCGCTGGCGGACCTGGACGGTGATGGCCAGGTGGAGATCCTCGACGGCAACCGCGTCTACACCGCCACGGGCGCGCTCAAGTGGGTGGGCTCGGACGGCATGGGTGGGGCGAAGTACACCGGCCCCAACGCCTTCGCGGCGGACATCGATCAGGACGGCCGGCAGGAGCTCATCAACGGCCGCTCCGTGTACCGCGCCGATGGCTCGCTGCTGTGCGCTCCCTCCACCGTGCCCCACGGCTTCGCCGCGGTGGGCAACTTCGACGCGGATGCCCAGGGCGAGATCGTCGTGGTGGGACGTGAGCAGGTGAGCCTGGTGGACGACAACTGCACCGTGCTGTGGAGCGTGGCGGTGCCGGGTGGCGGCCACGGTGGCGTGCCCAACATCGCCGACTTCGACGGCGACGGGCAGCCGGAGATCGGCGTCGCTGGCAACAACCTCTACAGCGTGCTGGAGGCGGACGGCACGGTGCGCTGGTCGCGCCCCATCCGCGACCTGAGCTCCGGCAAGAACAGCTCCACCACCTTCGACTTCGACGGTGACGGCAAGCTCGAGGTGGTCTTCACCGACGAGACGTACCTGCGCATCTACGACGGCGCCACGGGCACGGTGCTCTTCGAGACGAAGAACAGCTCGGGCACCACGCACGAGGGCCCCGTGGTGGCGGACGTGGACGGGGACTACCAGGCGGACATCGTGGTGGGTGCCAACAGCCACGCCTACCCGGGCTTCAACGGCATCCGCGTGTTCCACGGCGAGGGCTGGCGCAGCGCCCGCCGCATCTGGAACCAGCACGCCTACTCGGTGACGAACATCGAGGATGATGGCTCCATCCCCGCCCAGCCGGTCGCCAACTGGCTCACCGAGGGGCTGAACACCTTCCGCTCCAACGGCCCCGGGCCGGCCGCCCCCTACTGCGCGCCGGGCGCCTGGACGTCGGCGCCCAGCCTCGCCGCGCCGCGCATCCTCCACACCGCCACGCGGCTGACCGATGGGCGCGTGCTGGTGCTGGGCGGCTTCAGCCGCACCTCCGAGGTCTTCAACCCCTCCACCAACACCTGGTCCAACACCGGCAACACCCGCACCACGCACCGCTACCACACGGCCACGCTGCTCAATGACGGGCGCGTGCTCGTGGCGGGCGGCGATGGCGCCAACGCCACCTCCTCGGCCGAGGTGTACAACCCGGCCACGGGCTCCTGGTCGGCCACGGGCAACCTGAGCACCTTCCGCATGCGCCATGCCGCCGCGCGCCTCAAGGACGGACGCGTGCTGGTGGTGGGCGGGCAGAACACCGCGGGCGGCGCCGCGCTCGCCTCGGCCGAGCTGTACGATCCGGCCACGGGCACCTGGTCCTCGACGGGCAGCCTGAACCAGGCGCGCTACACCTTCACCGCCACGGCGCTGTCCAACGGCCGGGTGCTGGTGGCGGGTGGCTCCAACGGCGGGGCGAACCTGTCCTCGGCCGAGGTGTATGACCCGGCCACGGGTCGCTGGACGGCGGTGGGCTCCATGGCCCACGGGCGCCTGGATCACTCGGCCACCGCGCTGTCGGGCAGCAAGGTGCTCGTGGTGGGCGGCGAGGCGAACGGCACGGTGAACGGCGCCACCGCCGAGCTGTTCGACGCGGCCACCAACACCTGGTCGCCGGCCGGCAGCCTCTCCACGCCCCGGCGGGATCACACGGCCACGCTGCTGCCCTCGGGCGCGGTGCTGGTGGCGGGCGGCTACAACCCGAAGAACTCGGGCATCCTCACCACGGCCGAGCTGTTCGATCCCTCGCGCCGCACCTGGTGCCCGGCGGCCAGCATGAGCACGGACCGCTACTACCACACCGCCACGCTGCTGCTGGATGGCCGCGTGCTGGTGGTGGCCGGCAACAGCAACACCAACCAGGGCGCCGTCGAGCTGTTCCAGCAGCAGTAA
- a CDS encoding ribbon-helix-helix domain-containing protein has protein sequence MDMNPRLTSVVFRLSREKLDALKELSRSTRIRQSEYLREAISDLLTKYEDSLVD, from the coding sequence ATGGACATGAATCCTCGCCTCACCTCGGTGGTGTTCCGTCTCAGCCGCGAGAAGCTGGATGCGCTCAAGGAGCTGTCGCGCTCGACGAGGATCCGCCAGAGCGAGTACCTGCGCGAGGCCATCTCGGACCTGCTGACGAAGTACGAGGACAGCCTGGTCGACTGA
- a CDS encoding Hsp70 family protein: protein MQKDPIIGIDLGTTNSCAAIVEDGGNVKLIPYKGGEYTIPSIFAIDDKGNELIGYEAKRQWQLNPKNTIYGSKRLVGRSFQSDVVTEMKKVVAYSMRPGKKNEVLLDVGKKEFSLQQISAKILNKIRDVAANYLKTPIKRAVVTVPAYFNDRQRQTVKEAGKLIDLEVVRIINEPTSAALAYGAGKSVNKKVLVYDLGGGTFDVSIIEIRDRVFEVKATGGDVFLGGIDFDNAIIHHVLKDFASKTGLDLATDPVAMQRIKDLAERTKIDLSARDDVQFNIPFITMTSQGQPLNIEMKFTRKMLEQLTNHLVDRTLQMVARVLVDSGLSTKDIDEVLLVGGQTRMPIVQDRLTKFFGKTPSKGVHPDEAVAVGAALYAKSLEDNSSLRLQLLDVIPMAIGLERAGGAFHTVFPRNAPIPNAKQLVATTSRDSQTELAMRIFQGDHEQVARNDLLGEFTFSGIRPAKAGSVQVEITFDVNVEGILTMRARDPATGREMTTTVRVSS from the coding sequence ATGCAAAAGGATCCCATCATCGGCATCGACCTCGGCACGACCAACTCGTGCGCCGCGATCGTCGAGGACGGTGGGAACGTGAAACTCATCCCCTACAAAGGAGGCGAGTACACTATTCCCTCGATCTTCGCGATCGACGACAAGGGCAACGAGCTCATCGGCTACGAGGCCAAGCGCCAGTGGCAGCTCAACCCGAAGAACACCATCTACGGCTCCAAGCGGCTGGTGGGGCGCTCCTTCCAGAGCGACGTCGTCACGGAGATGAAGAAGGTCGTGGCGTACTCGATGCGCCCCGGCAAGAAGAACGAAGTCCTGCTGGACGTGGGCAAGAAGGAGTTCTCCCTCCAGCAGATCAGCGCGAAGATCCTCAACAAAATCCGCGACGTGGCCGCCAACTACCTCAAGACGCCCATCAAGCGCGCGGTGGTGACGGTGCCCGCGTACTTCAACGACCGGCAGCGTCAGACGGTGAAGGAGGCGGGCAAGCTGATCGATCTGGAGGTGGTGCGCATCATCAACGAGCCCACCTCGGCGGCGCTGGCGTATGGCGCGGGCAAGAGCGTCAACAAGAAGGTGCTCGTGTATGACCTCGGGGGTGGCACCTTCGACGTGTCCATCATCGAGATCCGCGACCGCGTCTTCGAGGTGAAGGCCACCGGCGGCGATGTGTTCCTGGGTGGCATCGACTTCGACAACGCCATCATCCACCACGTGCTCAAGGACTTCGCGTCCAAGACGGGCCTCGATCTGGCGACGGATCCGGTGGCGATGCAGCGCATCAAGGACCTGGCCGAGCGCACGAAGATCGACCTGTCCGCGCGCGACGACGTCCAGTTCAACATCCCCTTCATCACGATGACGTCGCAGGGCCAGCCCCTGAACATCGAGATGAAGTTCACGCGCAAGATGCTCGAGCAGCTCACGAACCACCTGGTGGACCGCACCCTGCAGATGGTGGCGCGGGTGCTGGTGGACTCGGGGCTGTCCACCAAGGACATCGACGAGGTGCTGCTGGTGGGCGGCCAGACGCGCATGCCGATTGTCCAGGACCGGCTCACGAAGTTCTTCGGCAAGACGCCGAGCAAGGGCGTGCACCCGGACGAGGCCGTGGCGGTGGGCGCGGCGCTCTACGCCAAGAGCCTGGAGGACAACTCCAGCCTGCGCCTGCAACTGCTGGACGTGATTCCCATGGCCATTGGCCTGGAGCGCGCCGGAGGGGCCTTCCACACGGTCTTCCCGCGCAACGCGCCCATTCCCAATGCGAAGCAGCTCGTGGCCACCACCAGCCGCGACAGCCAGACCGAGCTGGCCATGCGCATCTTCCAGGGGGACCACGAGCAGGTGGCGAGGAACGATCTGCTCGGCGAGTTCACCTTCTCCGGCATCCGCCCGGCCAAGGCCGGCTCGGTGCAGGTGGAGATCACCTTCGACGTGAACGTGGAAGGCATCCTCACCATGCGCGCGCGAGATCCGGCCACGGGCCGCGAGATGACCACCACGGTGCGCGTCAGCTCCTGA